In a genomic window of Helianthus annuus cultivar XRQ/B chromosome 10, HanXRQr2.0-SUNRISE, whole genome shotgun sequence:
- the LOC110883725 gene encoding uncharacterized protein LOC110883725, whose product MAGIEDDQIIQQNGSSTQFQWAFGEVKNNVTYEYDSDFVEECSDDSLVTLSSSEIADDATSPSSASSMLFNSDDGPLYELSELMAQLPLKRGLSKFYHGKSESFGSLANLNNIQDLAKRGGQRSRRSNCKSQSQMLSPKGTIVKNKKGCCSSSLARSCLVSSLGEMSSILDTIVVD is encoded by the exons ATGGCTGGGATTGAAGATGATCAAATCATCCAACAAAATGGATCATCAACACAGTTTCAATGGGCTTTTGGTGAAGTTAAAAACAATGTTACATATGAATATGACTCTGATTTTGTCGAAGAATGTTCGGATGATTCCTTAGTCACATTGTCTTCCTCTGAAATAGCCGATGATGCCACGTCACCTTCTTCGGCTTCTTCAATGCTGTTTAATAGTGATGATGGTCCATTGTATGAGTTATCTGAACTCATGGCTCAGCTACCTCTAAA GAGGGGTTTGTCAAAGTTCTACCATGGAAAGTCTGAGTCATTTGGATCACTTGCAAATTTAAACAACATTCAAGATCTTGCAAAGAGGGGAGGTCAGAGATCAAGAAGGTCAAATTgtaaaagtcaaagtcaaatgttgAGTCCAAAGGGTACAATTGTCAAAAACAAGAAGGGTTGTTGTTCATCTTCTCTTGCTAGGAGTTGTTTAGTTTCTTCCCTTGGAGAAATGAGTTCGATCTTGGACACAATTGTTGTGGATTAA
- the LOC110886928 gene encoding mitogen-activated protein kinase kinase 6: protein MKGMKPLKQLKLSVPPQKAPITSFLTASGTFHDGDLLLNLKGLRLASVDKENSPADAKNIDLQFSLEDLETIKVIGKGSGGVVQLVRHKWIGTLFALKVIQMNIQEDIRKQIVQELKINQASQCPHVVVCYHSFYHNGAISLVFEYMDRGSLADVIRQLKTILEPYLAVVCKQVLQGLVYLHHERHVIHRDIKPSNLLVNQKGEIKITDFGVSAMLASSMGQRDTFVGTYNYMSPERISGKTYDYKSDIWSLGLVILECAIGRFPFIQSEDQQNWPSFYELLDAIVSKPPPTAPPDQFSPEFCSFVSACIQKDPKDRSSALDLLSHPFIKKFEDKDIDLGILVSCLEPPMNFSK, encoded by the exons ATGAAGGGGATGAAGCCATTGAAGCAGCTCAAGCTCTCTGTTCCTCCTCAAAAAGCCCCAATCACCAGCTTCCT GACTGCGAGTGGGACGTTTCATGATGGCGATTTGCTTCTTAATCTGAAAGGATTGAGACTTGCATCTGTGGATAAAGAAAATAGT CCAGCTGATGCCAAGAACATTGATCTGCAATTTTCATTGGAAGATCTTGAGACCATCAAAGTCATTGGAAAAGGAAGTGGAGGTGTTGTTCAACTGGTCAGACATAAATGGATTGGGACATTGTTTGCTTTGAAG GTAATCCAGATGAATATACAAGAGGATATACGTAAACAAATCGTGCAAGAACTAAAAATCAATCAAGCATCTCAATGCCCTCATGTTGTTGTTTGTTACCATTCGTTCTACCACAACGGAGCAATCTCTTTGGTATTTGAATACATGGACCGGGGATCCTTGGCAGACGTGATCAGACAACTTAAAACGATTCTGGAACCGTATCTTGCAGTTGTCTGCAAACAG GTATTGCAAGGTCTTGTGTATTTGCACCATGAAAGACATGTAATTCACAGGGACATAAAGCCGTCTAATCTACTTGTAAACCAAAAGGGCGAAATAAAGATTACAGATTTTGGTGTAAGTGCAATGCTTGCAAGCTCTATGGGTCAACGGGATACATTTGTTGGAACATATAATTATATGTCG CCCGAAAGAATTAGCGGGAAGACTTATGATTACAAAAGCGACATATGGAGTTTGGGCCTTGTGATTCTTGAGTGCGCTATAGGACGGTTTCCGTTCATACAATCTGAAGATCAACAAAATTGGCCAAGTTTCTATGAACTCTTGGATGCAATTGTCTCAAAGCCACCACCAACCGCACCGCCAGATCAATTTTCACCTGAATTCTGTTCATTTGTGTCTGCATG CATACAAAAAGATCCTAAAGACAGGTCATCGGCTCTAGATCTTTTG AGTCACCCGTTCATCAAGAAATTCGAGGACAAAGATATTGATCTTGGAATTCTAGTAAGTTGCTTGGAACCTCCTATGAATTTTTCTAAATAA
- the LOC110886927 gene encoding profilin-2 produces the protein MSWQAYVDDHLMCEIEGNHLSAAAIIGHDGTIWAQSATFPQVKPEEITAIMNDFNEPGSLAPTGLYLGGTKYMVIQGEAGAVIRGKKGPGGVTIKKTTMSLIIGIYDEPMAPGQCNMIVERLGDYLLEQGF, from the exons ATGTCGTGGCAAGCGTACGTTGACGACCACTTGATGTGCGAGATCGAAGGAAACCACCTCTCTGCTGCCGCTATTATCGGTCACGACGGCACTATTTGGGCCCAATCTGCCACCTTCCCTCAG GTCAAGCCGGAGGAAATAACCGCCATCATGAATGACTTCAATGAACCCGGATCACTTGCACCGACTGGTTTATACCTCGGTGGGACCAAGTACATGGTTATTCAAGGCGAAGCCGGAGCTGTGATCCGAGGGAAAAAG GGACCAGGAGGTGTTACTATTAAAAAGACAACAATGTCCTTGATCATTGGTATCTACGATGAGCCAATGGCTCCAGGCCAATGCAACATGATTGTCGAAAGGCTCGGTGACTATCTCCTCGAACAGGGTTTCTAA